In one Candidatus Binatia bacterium genomic region, the following are encoded:
- a CDS encoding Sir2 family NAD-dependent protein deacetylase codes for MEEIRNWIEAAERIVALTGAGISTDSGIPDFRGPQGLWTKNPKAEKMATLKHYVADPEVREAAWQSRQAMFGSPRDPNPGHLALVELEQQGKLQAILTQNVDGLHHAAGSDPEKIVEIHGTVREVVCLSCDRRWPMSHALDRVNDGESDPACIDCAGILKSATISFGQALVPEDLSRAKEEARNCDLLLAIGSTLGVYPIAGVVPLARKNGARVVIINGEPTEMDHQADAVVHAGISETLSLLVRSPAENL; via the coding sequence ATGGAAGAAATCAGAAATTGGATCGAAGCGGCTGAACGCATCGTCGCTCTGACCGGCGCCGGAATCTCCACGGATTCCGGGATCCCGGATTTTCGCGGGCCTCAGGGGCTCTGGACCAAGAACCCCAAGGCGGAAAAAATGGCCACCCTCAAACACTACGTGGCCGACCCGGAAGTGAGGGAAGCGGCATGGCAAAGCCGGCAGGCAATGTTCGGGAGCCCGCGGGATCCAAATCCGGGCCATCTCGCCCTGGTCGAACTCGAGCAACAAGGGAAATTGCAGGCGATCCTGACACAAAACGTGGACGGTCTGCATCACGCCGCGGGTTCCGACCCGGAAAAGATTGTCGAGATCCACGGCACGGTCCGCGAGGTGGTCTGCCTTTCTTGCGATCGTCGCTGGCCGATGTCGCATGCATTGGACCGTGTCAACGACGGCGAGTCCGACCCTGCGTGCATTGACTGTGCGGGGATTCTGAAATCCGCCACGATCTCCTTCGGTCAGGCTCTGGTCCCCGAAGATCTGAGTCGCGCCAAGGAGGAAGCCCGCAACTGCGATCTGCTTCTGGCGATCGGCAGCACGCTTGGCGTCTACCCGATCGCCGGAGTCGTACCTCTGGCCAGAAAAAATGGCGCACGGGTGGTGATTATCAATGGCGAGCCCACGGAAATGGATCATCAGGCAGACGCCGTCGTGCATGCCGGTATCAGCGAGACGCTGAGCCTTCTGGTCCGCTCGCCGGCCGAAAACCTCTGA
- a CDS encoding helix-turn-helix domain-containing protein, with translation MIRNRLHRVLFEREVLGKDFASWCEMDPSHFNRIKNGHVVPSLKTALRICEILGLEVEEIFSLDDTKKSAPARASSSSGETAKNIGNMRGRWSA, from the coding sequence ATGATTCGGAATCGATTGCACCGGGTTCTTTTCGAGCGCGAGGTTCTGGGGAAGGATTTTGCGAGTTGGTGCGAGATGGACCCCAGCCATTTCAATCGGATCAAAAATGGGCATGTTGTGCCCAGTTTGAAAACGGCTTTGCGGATTTGTGAAATCCTCGGTCTGGAGGTCGAGGAGATTTTCTCATTGGATGACACGAAAAAATCAGCGCCGGCACGCGCGAGTTCATCGTCGGGAGAGACAGCCAAGAACATCGGCAATATGAGGGGCCGATGGTCCGCCTGA
- a CDS encoding SDR family oxidoreductase, which produces MQGGLEGKSILVTGGGTGIGHACAAALAADGAQVMICGRTESSLVDSAGRARDKAGFGGDVQHRVCDVTDEDSVRETIESTASLTGTLDGVVANAGGGGMIAPFHMQEKDEFLRVLQLNVLGTMLCIKHAVPLMRDAGGGSFVGMSSLAGHVTHPLFGAYTAGKAGIEQMMRNAADEFGPAKIRFNSVRPGFIATEIMEGVPRDSEVFESYVKNTPLGDVGEPEDVGHLVRFLIGDQARWITGAAINIDGGQALRRGPDFSSFLRDAVGDEVLTGKKPG; this is translated from the coding sequence ATGCAAGGTGGACTTGAGGGAAAATCAATTCTGGTAACCGGAGGAGGCACCGGCATCGGCCATGCCTGTGCCGCCGCGCTGGCAGCCGACGGCGCGCAAGTGATGATCTGCGGCCGGACCGAATCCAGCCTGGTCGACTCCGCTGGACGTGCCCGCGACAAGGCGGGCTTCGGTGGCGATGTCCAACATCGGGTCTGCGATGTGACCGATGAGGACTCGGTGCGCGAGACCATCGAATCCACAGCCTCACTCACCGGCACCCTCGACGGTGTGGTCGCGAATGCCGGTGGTGGGGGCATGATCGCGCCATTTCATATGCAGGAAAAGGACGAATTCCTGCGGGTCCTGCAACTCAATGTGTTGGGGACCATGCTCTGCATCAAACATGCGGTTCCGCTGATGCGAGACGCGGGCGGCGGCTCTTTTGTCGGCATGTCTTCGCTCGCGGGCCATGTCACGCACCCTCTTTTCGGGGCCTATACGGCCGGCAAGGCCGGGATCGAGCAAATGATGCGCAATGCCGCCGACGAGTTCGGTCCGGCAAAGATCCGCTTCAATAGTGTTCGACCCGGGTTTATTGCCACCGAGATCATGGAGGGGGTCCCCCGCGACAGTGAAGTCTTCGAGAGTTACGTCAAGAACACGCCGCTGGGGGATGTCGGCGAACCCGAGGACGTGGGCCATCTGGTCCGGTTCCTGATCGGAGATCAGGCCCGCTGGATCACCGGGGCCGCCATCAATATTGACGGCGGCCAAGCCCTGCGGCGAGGTCCCGACTTTTCGTCATTCCTGCGCGACGCGGTGGGCGATGAAGTGCTGACGGGTAAAAAACCCGGCTGA
- a CDS encoding phosphotransferase family protein → MPDGIDIEKVSAWLEAEIEGVKAPFTFSPIAGGRSNLTFRVQGADGKLLVLRRPPMGAVLATAHDMAREHRIIAAVGASTVPVPPALGLCLDEEVNGAPFYVMDFVEGVVLGEPGSGEDQFDAAAGRRTMEHMIEVIADLHTVDPDDIGLGDLGKKEDYLGRQLKRWRGQWEKSKQRELPAMESSYDLLVDMQPEQRYTGIVHGDYRLGNVLLAPEGRVAAVLDWELCTLGDTLADIGYLLNNWPEASAGSATLSVVLAGCPSKEEFLAIYTERTGREVRNIEYYQAFQLWRLASICEGVYARFRKKVMGDQKVDLTQFEAQVTYLAEASLDMARRVAG, encoded by the coding sequence ATGCCCGACGGTATCGATATTGAAAAAGTAAGCGCCTGGCTTGAGGCCGAGATCGAAGGAGTGAAAGCTCCGTTCACGTTTTCTCCTATCGCAGGCGGTCGCTCGAATTTGACCTTCCGTGTGCAGGGCGCGGACGGGAAGTTGCTGGTTTTGCGGCGGCCCCCGATGGGTGCCGTTCTGGCAACCGCTCATGATATGGCGCGTGAGCATCGTATCATCGCGGCCGTCGGGGCCAGCACGGTTCCGGTGCCGCCGGCACTCGGACTTTGCCTGGACGAAGAGGTCAATGGTGCTCCCTTCTACGTGATGGACTTTGTCGAGGGTGTGGTGCTGGGTGAGCCCGGCAGCGGTGAAGATCAATTCGATGCTGCCGCCGGCCGGCGCACCATGGAGCATATGATCGAGGTGATTGCTGATCTGCACACGGTGGATCCGGACGATATCGGTCTGGGGGATCTGGGTAAAAAGGAAGACTACCTCGGACGACAGCTGAAGCGCTGGCGCGGACAATGGGAGAAGTCCAAGCAACGCGAGTTGCCGGCGATGGAATCCTCCTACGACCTGCTCGTCGATATGCAGCCCGAGCAGCGCTACACCGGCATCGTGCACGGGGATTATCGCCTCGGCAATGTGCTGCTGGCCCCGGAAGGCCGCGTGGCCGCCGTGCTGGATTGGGAGCTCTGCACACTCGGCGATACCCTGGCTGACATCGGCTACCTGCTGAACAACTGGCCGGAAGCCAGCGCGGGCTCGGCGACGCTCAGCGTGGTGCTTGCGGGGTGCCCGTCCAAGGAAGAGTTTCTGGCCATCTACACCGAACGCACCGGCCGCGAGGTTCGCAATATCGAATACTATCAGGCGTTTCAGTTATGGCGTCTGGCCTCGATCTGCGAGGGTGTCTACGCCCGGTTTCGCAAGAAAGTCATGGGGGATCAGAAAGTGGATCTCACCCAATTCGAAGCGCAGGTGACCTACCTGGCCGAGGCCTCGCTGGACATGGCGCGGCGCGTGGCCGGCTGA
- a CDS encoding CoA transferase has translation MDPRPLAGITVLDLTRVLAGPYCTMVLGHLGARVIKIEGPGHSQDAARTLGPFVGGKSLYYAGLNYDKESILLDLKKDEDRAIFEDLLAEADVVVENYRPGVMERLGYGFDALHERYPRLIYAAASGFGHTGPLSPRPAYDMVVQAMSGLMSLTGPLGGDPVRVGVSVGDIVAGLFLTIGINSALYKREETGRGLKIDVAMLDAQVAILENALTRHLATGEVPGPLGTRHPNIAPFQAFRAKQGQLVVCAGHDELYWDFCDAIGRSDLKEDERFLTADLRRQNIDELERQVEQTFASEDAAHWLGVLEKARIPVAPINTVADVARLDQVAARKMIRSVEDPPIGTLRVPGNPIKMSGVPEPETHRPAPELDQDRAMILRWLGGT, from the coding sequence ATGGATCCACGACCGCTTGCTGGAATTACTGTTCTCGACCTGACTCGGGTGTTGGCCGGACCCTATTGCACGATGGTGCTGGGGCATTTGGGGGCGCGCGTGATCAAGATCGAAGGCCCCGGCCATTCACAGGATGCCGCGCGGACGCTGGGGCCCTTTGTCGGCGGGAAAAGTCTCTATTACGCGGGCCTGAACTACGACAAGGAGTCGATCCTTCTCGATCTGAAAAAGGACGAGGATCGCGCCATTTTCGAGGATCTGTTGGCAGAGGCGGATGTTGTGGTCGAGAACTACCGACCCGGCGTGATGGAACGTCTTGGCTACGGTTTCGATGCCTTGCACGAGCGCTACCCACGCTTGATCTATGCGGCGGCCTCCGGTTTCGGTCACACCGGGCCGCTCTCCCCGCGTCCCGCTTACGATATGGTCGTGCAGGCGATGAGCGGCCTGATGAGTCTCACGGGACCTCTCGGCGGCGATCCGGTGCGGGTCGGTGTATCGGTCGGCGATATCGTGGCGGGACTCTTCCTGACCATCGGGATCAACTCGGCTCTCTATAAACGCGAAGAAACCGGTCGGGGCCTGAAAATCGATGTGGCGATGCTCGATGCTCAGGTCGCGATTCTCGAGAACGCGCTCACCCGCCATCTGGCGACGGGTGAAGTTCCCGGTCCGCTCGGCACGCGCCATCCCAATATCGCTCCATTTCAGGCTTTTCGTGCGAAGCAGGGGCAATTGGTGGTCTGCGCGGGCCATGACGAACTTTACTGGGATTTCTGTGATGCGATCGGGCGCTCGGATCTGAAGGAGGACGAACGCTTCCTCACAGCCGACCTGCGACGTCAGAATATCGACGAACTCGAGCGCCAGGTCGAGCAGACCTTTGCCTCGGAAGATGCCGCGCATTGGCTCGGCGTGCTCGAGAAGGCCCGCATTCCGGTAGCCCCGATCAACACTGTTGCCGACGTGGCGCGCCTCGATCAGGTGGCCGCCCGCAAGATGATTCGGTCGGTGGAAGATCCACCGATCGGCACGCTGCGGGTGCCGGGCAACCCCATCAAGATGTCGGGCGTACCTGAGCCCGAGACCCACCGGCCCGCACCCGAGCTCGATCAGGATCGTGCGATGATTCTGCGGTGGTTGGGCGGCACCTGA
- a CDS encoding TonB-dependent receptor has protein sequence MRKANAKLMPVHFVAVLSLALLSFASRATAQEDAGGIVTDPAAEFFDEADTGGITDEIDAMDAQVEAAADNDGEIPEVSRRTANRIEEIVVSARKREEALEDTPIAVTALSDNMLRDAGIERLDEIQNLVPNLQIRDGITGYDATVIIRGVGQGDTEITFDPGVGIYVDGVYLARSQGSILSLVDTQSIEVLRGPQGTLFGKNTVGGAINLTTIKPAQELGAYAYLRAGTLGTVDTRVSLDLPIDIGWLEDKLFSRFTFASQNERGYVYDAGNDVYLNNHASLGFLGSLRFLPTDELTIEVTGSWFKDQTRARGAKCVFVQSTLLTDSFLPNAGADYFDACEGSTAYNIALNTPQLATIESYGTWATATYEAGAFGFIEDLQLKSITSWRAQESREKTDIDMTTQPVGYRGAAGGNRDFSGLGANEVGGPGAWGEPGNAWQASQEAQATVETWDGRAVGVFGAYGFWEKADTTRAEEYFPSVATRTQGGSTLKEIEVDNWSWALFAQATVDPVEWLGITAGLRYSQDKKGYDQLMSIPPLYNRETGQETTFKPLVGTVDPETGALVPTSLSQTYSAWTPMASVAYRMPEAYFDDTEIDSLMAYFTYSRGYKAGGFNGGARSDSQSNLNAYDPETLDNFEIGSKMIAFEQRLTLNAAVFMGQYDEIQVRTIVPQPCSPQPCVPQVDLVIENAASAATRGLELEFMALPIEGLRIQGSFALLDAKYNSFPRAASDLVDPTFDPDNAFVNRSGETFPGVPQMQTHLGAQYSFPIDLGSSMMNGWITPRFDWSFQTSVHYYGPELTSATQPAYHLLHLRLSYEFMNDQAQFALWGKNVTNTRYFNNATPVASTMGTVMQFYAPPATFGAEFSYRF, from the coding sequence ATGCGTAAAGCCAATGCCAAGCTGATGCCGGTCCATTTTGTTGCGGTCCTGAGCCTTGCCCTGCTGAGTTTTGCCAGCCGCGCCACAGCGCAGGAAGATGCGGGTGGCATTGTCACCGATCCCGCCGCCGAATTCTTCGACGAGGCCGATACCGGCGGGATCACCGACGAGATCGACGCCATGGACGCGCAAGTCGAGGCCGCCGCCGACAACGACGGCGAAATCCCCGAGGTCTCACGCCGCACCGCCAACCGGATCGAAGAGATCGTCGTCAGCGCGCGCAAGCGCGAAGAAGCTCTGGAAGACACGCCGATTGCCGTGACTGCGCTGAGCGACAATATGCTGCGCGACGCCGGCATCGAGCGACTCGACGAAATCCAGAACCTTGTGCCCAACCTGCAGATCCGCGACGGCATCACCGGCTATGATGCCACCGTGATCATCCGCGGCGTCGGCCAGGGCGACACCGAGATCACCTTCGACCCCGGCGTCGGCATCTATGTGGACGGCGTCTATCTTGCCCGCTCGCAAGGATCGATCCTCAGCCTGGTCGACACCCAGAGCATCGAAGTCCTGCGCGGGCCGCAGGGAACACTCTTCGGGAAAAACACCGTCGGTGGTGCCATCAACCTGACCACGATCAAACCCGCACAGGAACTCGGTGCCTATGCCTACCTGCGCGCCGGCACGCTCGGCACCGTCGATACCCGCGTTTCGCTCGATCTCCCGATTGATATCGGCTGGCTGGAAGACAAACTCTTCTCTCGTTTCACCTTCGCCTCACAGAATGAGCGCGGCTACGTGTATGACGCGGGCAACGATGTCTACCTGAACAATCATGCTTCACTCGGTTTTCTGGGCAGCCTGCGATTCCTGCCCACCGACGAGCTGACGATCGAAGTGACCGGTAGCTGGTTCAAGGACCAGACCCGGGCACGAGGGGCCAAATGCGTCTTTGTGCAATCAACGCTTTTGACCGACAGCTTCCTTCCAAATGCAGGGGCTGATTACTTTGATGCATGCGAGGGAAGCACCGCTTATAATATCGCCCTGAATACCCCGCAGCTGGCCACCATCGAAAGTTATGGTACCTGGGCCACCGCGACCTATGAAGCGGGCGCCTTCGGCTTCATCGAGGATCTCCAACTTAAATCGATTACATCCTGGCGCGCGCAAGAGTCCCGCGAGAAGACCGATATCGACATGACCACTCAGCCGGTGGGTTACCGCGGAGCCGCGGGCGGAAACCGCGATTTCAGTGGCCTTGGCGCCAACGAGGTTGGCGGACCAGGAGCCTGGGGAGAGCCTGGCAACGCGTGGCAGGCCAGTCAGGAAGCGCAGGCCACCGTCGAGACCTGGGACGGGCGCGCGGTGGGTGTCTTTGGTGCCTATGGCTTCTGGGAAAAGGCAGATACCACCCGCGCCGAGGAGTATTTCCCGAGCGTCGCGACCAGGACTCAGGGCGGATCGACACTGAAAGAGATCGAGGTCGACAACTGGTCCTGGGCACTTTTCGCACAAGCCACCGTCGACCCGGTGGAGTGGCTCGGGATCACCGCCGGACTCCGCTATAGTCAGGACAAGAAGGGATATGACCAGCTTATGTCGATCCCGCCCCTCTACAACCGCGAAACAGGGCAGGAAACCACCTTCAAGCCGCTCGTCGGTACCGTTGATCCGGAAACCGGCGCTCTCGTACCAACCTCTCTTTCGCAAACCTATTCTGCCTGGACACCGATGGCGAGTGTCGCCTACCGAATGCCCGAAGCTTACTTCGACGATACCGAGATCGACAGCCTGATGGCCTACTTCACCTACAGTCGCGGCTACAAGGCGGGCGGCTTCAACGGCGGGGCGCGGTCCGATTCGCAATCCAACCTGAACGCTTATGACCCCGAGACTCTCGACAACTTCGAGATCGGATCGAAGATGATTGCTTTCGAGCAGCGACTGACCCTCAACGCTGCAGTCTTCATGGGGCAATATGACGAGATCCAGGTGCGTACGATTGTGCCGCAACCTTGTTCTCCCCAACCCTGCGTCCCGCAAGTCGACCTGGTGATCGAGAATGCCGCCAGCGCCGCGACGCGCGGTCTGGAATTGGAGTTCATGGCTCTTCCCATTGAAGGCCTGCGGATTCAGGGTTCATTCGCCTTGCTCGATGCGAAGTACAACAGCTTTCCCAGAGCCGCATCCGACCTGGTTGATCCGACATTTGATCCCGACAACGCTTTTGTAAACCGCTCGGGCGAGACCTTCCCGGGCGTGCCGCAGATGCAGACCCATCTTGGCGCACAATATTCCTTCCCGATCGATCTGGGCAGCTCGATGATGAACGGTTGGATCACGCCTCGCTTTGATTGGTCCTTCCAGACCTCGGTCCACTACTATGGGCCCGAATTGACCTCGGCCACCCAACCCGCCTACCACCTGCTGCACCTGCGCTTGTCGTATGAGTTCATGAACGATCAGGCGCAATTTGCTCTCTGGGGCAAGAACGTCACGAACACGAGGTATTTCAATAATGCCACACCGGTTGCCAGCACCATGGGCACCGTCATGCAATTCTACGCGCCGCCGGCGACCTTCGGCGCCGAATTCAGCTACCGCTTCTGA
- a CDS encoding TIGR04211 family SH3 domain-containing protein has protein sequence MMRIRNPLRRTGIILASLCLLGLGPETSHAEDAWVSGKVTLNLRRGPGTQYKILGKISAEAHVDILNSREGWREVQPDEGRSGWIPSGYLVDTPPASIQLETVTAALAATKESLLQAQTEAARITNGLRSRTEELESENLALESRDKNQVAKIDLLQAERDQLRADVRWREWLTGGGILLFGMALGAVLRGNGRKKNSRVRL, from the coding sequence ATGATGCGCATCCGGAATCCGCTTCGTCGCACGGGAATCATACTAGCCTCGCTTTGCCTCCTCGGACTCGGCCCCGAAACAAGCCACGCCGAAGACGCCTGGGTCAGCGGCAAGGTGACCTTGAACCTCCGGCGTGGCCCTGGCACGCAATACAAGATCCTCGGCAAGATCTCGGCCGAGGCACATGTGGACATCCTCAACTCGCGCGAGGGTTGGCGAGAGGTCCAACCGGACGAGGGCCGCTCGGGCTGGATTCCCTCGGGCTATCTGGTGGACACCCCACCCGCCAGTATCCAGTTGGAAACCGTCACCGCGGCCCTGGCGGCCACCAAAGAATCTCTCCTACAGGCCCAAACCGAAGCCGCTCGCATCACCAACGGCCTGCGGTCGCGAACCGAGGAACTCGAATCCGAGAACCTTGCACTGGAGAGCCGCGACAAAAATCAGGTCGCCAAAATCGACCTGCTACAGGCCGAGCGAGACCAACTCCGGGCCGACGTTCGATGGCGAGAATGGCTGACGGGCGGAGGGATCCTTCTGTTCGGCATGGCGCTGGGTGCTGTCTTGCGCGGGAACGGACGCAAGAAGAACTCACGCGTCCGGCTCTGA
- a CDS encoding dihydrofolate reductase yields the protein MKVSLIVAAGENNVIGQRGDLPWRLPEDLKRFRALTTGHHILMGRRTWDSIGRPLPGRTSLVLSRSKSLELPGARVLPDLTEALKAAQSAGETEAFVIGGASLYAEALPLADRIYLTRVHAAPEGDVFLPPIDTSLFQEERGKTHPADSKHTFSFNFSILSRVAGPTNPEGL from the coding sequence TTGAAAGTTTCGCTGATCGTTGCTGCCGGTGAGAATAACGTGATCGGGCAGCGCGGCGACCTTCCCTGGCGCCTTCCGGAGGATTTGAAACGATTCCGAGCTCTGACGACCGGACATCATATTCTGATGGGCCGGCGCACCTGGGATTCGATTGGCCGACCTCTGCCCGGGCGCACCAGTTTGGTGCTCTCCCGCTCGAAATCTCTCGAGTTGCCGGGCGCTCGGGTCCTGCCCGATCTCACCGAGGCACTCAAGGCAGCACAGAGCGCTGGAGAAACCGAAGCCTTCGTTATCGGCGGGGCATCGCTCTACGCCGAAGCCCTCCCTCTTGCGGACAGAATCTATCTGACCCGTGTTCATGCGGCCCCTGAAGGCGACGTCTTTCTGCCTCCAATCGACACCTCACTTTTTCAGGAAGAGCGCGGCAAGACCCATCCGGCCGACAGCAAGCATACGTTTTCCTTCAATTTTTCAATACTTTCGCGAGTGGCAGGGCCGACGAACCCCGAGGGCTTGTGA
- a CDS encoding DEAD/DEAH box helicase: MDLILDQIQEDAAERGLKLDEGFFRAIELVQDEAPFLLVTGRAGTGKSTLIHLLRDSLENKANVAVVAPTGLAAIQIGGQTIHSFCRLPPRPVELTDIRKLRNRALYENLDVLIVDEISMVRADLLDGMEKFLRMNGPYRDRPFGGVRMICVGDLFQLAPVVREAEKPFFDTHYASEWFFDALCLQDAVLQHVELETVYRQEDAEDLALLEAVRDGGPGAPAAIEAINERCRVGFPDGIDAAALEGRVTLTTRVNDAETRNRYQLRELTDASRRYLGRTEGELPPTKERLPAPMQLDLAVGAQVLFTRNDSGHRWVNGTLGRVVEVGEESAEVEILWGPGTGDVHEVREVTWESTSFEWNPGAGRIESRVIGKYHQLPLVLAWAITIHKSQGMTLEKMAIDLGRGAFADGQLYVALSRCRRLEDVLLLRPIRTSDLHVADAVRQFESALQTGRLARPVQPSFY, translated from the coding sequence ATGGACCTCATTCTCGATCAGATTCAGGAAGATGCCGCCGAGCGAGGGCTGAAACTCGACGAAGGATTTTTTCGAGCCATCGAGCTGGTGCAGGACGAAGCCCCGTTTCTCCTCGTCACCGGGCGCGCGGGGACCGGCAAGAGCACCCTGATCCACCTTCTGCGCGACTCTCTGGAAAACAAGGCGAATGTCGCTGTGGTCGCGCCTACCGGGTTGGCGGCGATTCAGATCGGGGGGCAAACCATCCACTCTTTCTGCCGCCTCCCCCCCAGGCCCGTGGAATTGACCGATATCCGCAAGCTCCGCAACCGGGCGCTCTACGAGAACCTCGACGTCTTGATCGTGGATGAAATCTCGATGGTACGTGCAGACCTCCTCGATGGAATGGAGAAGTTCCTCCGCATGAATGGGCCCTACCGCGACCGCCCCTTCGGTGGCGTGCGGATGATCTGCGTGGGCGATCTCTTTCAACTCGCCCCTGTGGTCCGCGAGGCTGAAAAACCTTTTTTTGACACCCATTATGCCAGCGAATGGTTCTTTGATGCCCTCTGCCTGCAGGATGCGGTGCTGCAGCATGTCGAACTGGAAACCGTGTATCGACAGGAGGATGCCGAAGATCTCGCGCTGCTTGAAGCTGTCCGCGACGGCGGTCCCGGCGCACCTGCGGCCATCGAGGCAATCAACGAACGGTGCCGGGTCGGATTTCCGGACGGGATTGACGCTGCCGCACTCGAGGGACGCGTCACCCTGACCACACGAGTCAACGACGCCGAAACTCGGAATCGCTATCAACTCCGGGAGCTCACCGACGCTTCTCGTCGGTATTTGGGTCGGACCGAGGGCGAGTTGCCCCCGACAAAGGAGCGGCTCCCCGCCCCCATGCAGCTGGATCTTGCCGTAGGAGCTCAGGTGCTGTTTACCCGCAACGATTCGGGGCACCGTTGGGTCAATGGCACCCTGGGGCGCGTGGTCGAGGTCGGCGAGGAAAGTGCCGAGGTCGAGATTCTTTGGGGTCCCGGAACCGGCGACGTTCATGAGGTCCGCGAGGTGACTTGGGAATCGACCTCTTTTGAGTGGAACCCGGGGGCCGGGCGCATCGAAAGCCGCGTGATCGGCAAATATCACCAGCTGCCGCTGGTTTTGGCCTGGGCGATCACCATTCATAAAAGTCAGGGAATGACTCTCGAGAAAATGGCCATCGACCTTGGCCGCGGCGCGTTTGCCGACGGTCAACTCTACGTCGCTCTCAGCCGCTGCCGTCGCCTCGAAGACGTGCTGCTCCTGCGACCCATCCGCACCAGCGATCTGCATGTCGCGGACGCTGTGCGCCAATTCGAGTCGGCCCTGCAGACGGGCCGGCTGGCCCGCCCGGTCCAACCCAGCTTCTACTGA
- a CDS encoding thymidylate synthase, protein MRVYHDLLERILATGTDRSDRTGTGTRSVFGHQMRFDLAQGFPCLTTKKLHLRSIIIELLWFLRGETNIAWLKQNNVSIWDEWADAEGDLGPVYGHQWRSWPGRGGETIDQIAWVENEIRTNPDSRRLMVTAWNPTDVEKMALPPCHCLFQFYVSQGRLSCQLYQRSADVFLGVPFNIASYALLTQMLAMTTGLAPGEFVHTLGDAHLYANHLDQARLQLEREPRELPTMRILQPRESIFDFTYEDFSLEAYDPHPHIKAAVAI, encoded by the coding sequence ATGCGAGTTTACCATGACCTTCTGGAGAGAATCCTTGCCACCGGTACCGACCGCAGTGACCGCACGGGGACCGGCACACGAAGCGTTTTCGGCCATCAAATGCGCTTCGATCTGGCTCAGGGGTTTCCTTGCCTGACCACAAAAAAGCTCCACTTACGCTCAATTATTATTGAACTCCTCTGGTTTTTACGCGGTGAGACCAACATCGCATGGCTGAAACAGAACAACGTTTCCATCTGGGACGAGTGGGCAGATGCCGAAGGCGACCTGGGGCCGGTATACGGCCATCAGTGGCGCTCCTGGCCGGGCCGGGGCGGCGAGACCATTGACCAGATCGCCTGGGTCGAGAATGAAATTCGCACTAATCCGGACTCCCGGAGGCTCATGGTTACGGCCTGGAACCCAACGGATGTCGAAAAAATGGCCCTGCCCCCCTGCCATTGCCTGTTTCAGTTCTATGTCAGTCAGGGCCGGCTCTCGTGCCAGCTCTACCAACGAAGCGCGGACGTTTTTCTGGGCGTTCCCTTCAATATCGCCTCGTATGCTCTCCTCACACAGATGCTGGCGATGACCACAGGTCTGGCGCCTGGCGAGTTCGTCCACACTCTCGGCGACGCCCATCTCTACGCCAACCACCTCGACCAGGCGCGGCTCCAGTTGGAGCGAGAGCCACGGGAACTCCCGACGATGCGAATCCTGCAGCCCAGAGAATCCATCTTCGATTTCACCTACGAGGATTTTTCCCTCGAAGCCTACGATCCTCATCCCCATATCAAGGCCGCGGTCGCGATTTGA